The DNA segment GAAAAGTCACAACACCAAAGTTCAATAATGTATGGTTATATTTTAGCTATATTAATACCAATAGTTGGAGTATTTTTTGCAATATATAACATAAGTCGTAAAGGAGATGTTGAAGCAAGAAGTGCTGGTATTAACCAATTAATTATTTCCTTAGTATTCTTAACATTAGACATTTCCTATGTATACTTCTTTATAAAAGCTGGTGCAATAAACTTAGATAGATTTAAATTCTTTTAAATCTATTTAAACTAATTTTATAATAATTTAAAACTAAATTAACTGATTTTTAACACAATTAAATAATAATACACTATTTTTATTAAACAATAAATTAAACAATACCTAATTTTTTAACTTAATTAAATAATAATACACTATTTTTATTAATAAATTAAAAAAAATTTTAATTAAAGGTTAAATAATAAAATAAAGAATTAAAATTTTAAATAAAGTAATTTAAAAAAAGTTTTAGATAAATAAATATTTATAGGGGCCTGAATTTTTGACTTGTTTTTGAGCCCTAATTTTTC comes from the Methanobrevibacter wolinii SH genome and includes:
- a CDS encoding zinc ribbon domain-containing protein — protein: MVKHCPQCNTETDDNSRFCPKCGYQYKFEEPQYRKVQVKAVQCPQCHSRIYNLSYGFCPKCGFEFQTKKDNITYNYLEVVEKSQHQSSIMYGYILAILIPIVGVFFAIYNISRKGDVEARSAGINQLIISLVFLTLDISYVYFFIKAGAINLDRFKFF